The following are encoded in a window of Podospora pseudoanserina strain CBS 124.78 chromosome 6, whole genome shotgun sequence genomic DNA:
- a CDS encoding hypothetical protein (COG:S; EggNog:ENOG503PEV2), translating to MKTTILSVTAGVLVLFGTTQAFEVPDVVPAVTFNMPINITDKNNATVPITGTIQQAVAKMDTDYPGWKAAFQGEEKTVTINIEDGIAYLSDLPGLTQNDTGQCGRVSCSYNSAILWRNTDVKKKYVPWLDIADSAFDICP from the exons ATGAAGACCACCATTCTCAGCGTCACTGCTGGCGTTCTGGTCCTCTTCGGT ACCACCCAGGCCTTCGAGGTCCCGGACGTCGTGCCCGCTGTCACCTTCAACAtgcccatcaacatcactgACAAGAACAACGCCACCGTCCCTATCACTG gCACCATCCAGCAAGCTGTAGCCAAAATGGACACCGACTACCCCGGCTGGAAAGCCGCCTTCCAG ggagaagagaagaccgtcaccatcaacatcgagGATGGCATCGCGTACCTCTCGGATCTGCCCGGCCTCACCCAGAACGACACCGGCCAGTGCGGCCGCGTGAGCTGCTCGTACAACTCGGCCATTCTCTGGCGCAACACC GAtgtcaagaagaagtacGTTCCGTGGCTGGACATTGCCGACTCTGCGTTTGATATCTGCCCTTGA
- a CDS encoding hypothetical protein (EggNog:ENOG503NUKG; COG:C): MPHSTAADVYDLRIVVIGAGMGGLGTALAFAKKGFKNISVYETASNLGFVGAGIQMPPNVMRVLDRLGVAPEIEAEATDVQATSIRQGSTNEELAHVSMPDIREKYGFPHLTGHRSNLAGSLYNGCLKEPAIKFHFGTSLVNITSFSPKPTLIFRSRAQEEEFTVECDILLSADGIKSPTRSHLLRASHNLTQTEEEDTGQAAYRIMLTREQLAPFPELIKLLDSNTVVRWVGERRHIIAYPVSNHNIYNISTAHPDTNFASATSATYTTKGSKSQMLSVFETFCPLVQDMLNLVPDGEVCEWKLRIHKPLPTWVHGSVALVGDACHATLPHLSQGAAMAIEDGAVLAEVVSEIPVEKIHDGETITKTLKVYELLRKPHCTALVDLATHSGRVLHLGEGKAKEERDKAFKENGKSGSVPDKWASPDVQKMIYANDCVKEARERFGELFASL; this comes from the exons atGCCTCACTCCACGGCCGCAGACGTCTATGACCTGcgcatcgtcgtcatcggcgCAG GCATGGGAGGCTTAggcaccgccctcgccttcGCCAAAAAGGGCTTCAAAAACATCTCCGTCTACGAAACTGCCTCCAACCTCGGCTTCGTCGGCGCGGGAATCCAAATGCCACCAAACGTCATGCGCGTCCTCGACCGGCTCGGAGTAGCCCCCGAGATcgaagccgaagccaccGACGTCCAAGCCACCAGCATCAGACAGGGCAGCACAAACGAAGAGCTCGCCCACGTCTCCATGCCTGACATTCGTGAGAAATATGGGTTTCCTCATCTCACCGGTCACCGCTCCAACCTCGCGGGGAGTCTGTATAACGGCTGCTTGAAGGAACCGGCGATCAAATTCCACTTTGGCACATCCCTTGTCAACATCAcgtccttctcccccaagcCAACGTTGATTTTCAGGTCCCGTGCTCAGGAAGAGGAGTTCACAGTTGAATGCGATATTTTGCTTTCGGCGGATGGGATCAAATCCCCTACCCGGTCTCACCTTCTCAGGGCGTCGCACAACTTGACGCAgacggaagaggaggacacCGGCCAGGCTGCGTATAGAATCATGCTCACAAGGGAACAGCTTGCCCCTTTTCCGGAGCTGATCAAGTTGCTGGATAGCAACACtgtggtgaggtgggtgggtgagaggAGGCATATTATTGCGTATCCTGTCTCTAACCACAACATTTACAACATCTCGACTGCTCACCCGGATACCAACTTTGCCTCGGCCACGTCGGCGACGTATACCACCAAGGGCTCAAAATCGCAGATGCTGTCGGTGTTTGAGACTTTCTGCCCGCTGGTGCAGGATATGCTTAACCTCGTACCTGATGGTGAAGTCTGCGAGTGGAAACTGCGGATTCACAAGCCTCTTCCTACTTGGGTTCACGGGTCGGTTGCTCTTGTTGGGGACGCGTGCCATGCCACGCTTCCACATCTCAGTCAGGGTGCGGCGATGGCCATTGAGGACGGAGCGGTCTTGGCCGAGGTTGTGAGCGAGATTCCGGTGGAGAAGATTCACGATGGGGAGACGATTACCAAGACGTTGAAGGTGTATGAGTTGTTGCGGAAGCCGCACTGTACCGCGTTGGTGGATCTGGCGACTCACTCTGGACGGGTATTGCATTTGGGAGAGGgcaaggcgaaggaggagagggacaAGGCATTCAAGGAGAACGGAAAGTCAGGGTCGGTGCCTGACAAGTGGGCTAGTCCGGACGTGCAGAAGATGATTTATGCGAATGATTGTGtcaaggaggcgagggagaggtttggggagtTGTTTGCTAGCTTGTAG